CGCCGTGAGATCGAAGATGGCGGCGCACTTCAGGGCCGTGGGCTTGAAATCGCTTGGGTTGAAGACCCGGTCGAGCTTCAATTTCTGCAAATTCAGGGGTCCGGACGGATTCGGCTTGCTGAAGGCGGCACCATTCGACTGGGTTATGGTGGTTCCAACGGGCACAGCTTCATGTCACTGGGCAACGAGCTTGTGCGGCAGGGAATTTATAACGAACACCAGGTTTCCCAAAAGGTCATTCAGAACTGGGTGAAACGCAATCCCGAGGCGGGGCGCGAACTGCTCTTGTCAAACCCGTCCTATGTGTTTTTCCGGCTGATCGGTAAGGTGTCAGCACACAAGGGTCCGCTGGGCGCGATGAACCGGTCGATCACCGCGCACCGGTCTGTCGCGGTTGATCCGAAATACACTGCACTGGGCGCACCGGTCTGGTTAGAGAAGAAAGGCAAAGAGCCATTCAATCGCCTGATGATCGCCCAAGATACGGGATCACGGGTCAAGGGCGCACAGCGCGCCGATATTTTCTGGGGCACCGGTGCGCACGCGGGGCGTCTGGCTGGCCAGATCCGCGATGATGGCCGGATGGTCGTACTGCTGCCGATCCAGCGTGCTTTTGCCATGCTGCCCGAGAACTAGGAATGGCCCGCCGCCCCAGACATCTGAGCGCCGAAGACAAAGCGCTTTGGAAAAAGGTGGCGGACAGCACCGAGCGGATGCACGCTGCCCGTCCGCTGGTCGAATTGCCTGCGGCAAACTCGCCTTTGACGAAAAAACCGCAGCCGAAAGCGTGCCACCCGGCGTTTCAAGTTGGGCAGAACACCAAGCCAAACGCCCTGCCCCATGATCTTGCACCGTCCTTATCCAACAGCGTTGCCAGCCAGCCTGTGTCGATGGATCGCAAGACATTCGGCAAGATGAAAAAGGGGCGCTTGTCGCCCGAATCGCGGATTGACTTGCACGGAATGACCATCGCGCAAGCGCATCCCGTTCTGATACGGTTCATACTTGATGCGGCCGCTGCCGATCGCAGGTTGGTTCTGGTGATTACTGGCAAGGGTAAGCATCGTGACGATGGCGGGCCTATTCCGGTGCGGCACGGCGTGTTGCGTCATCAGGTGCCGCACTGGCTGAACACTATGCCGCTAAAGCAGTATGTTTTGCAAATAACCGAGGCGCATTTGAAGCATGGCGGTCAGGGGGCGTACTACGTCTATCTGCGCAGACGCCGCTGATCGCTATTGCGTAATGGGTGTCACAATCAGGCGCGTCGCATTTTGCACCACCAAGACAGTGCCGGGGATGAGCCCAACACGTGTGGATGGATCGCCCCCATAGGCTGCACCAAGGTCCGGTACTTTCTGCAACAGGCGCAGGAAGGACGGCGAAGCCAGGGCAGTTGCGTGGTCGATCTTGCCATCGCTAAATGCGGAAATATCGACCATGGTCACATCAAGCGCGGCCAGCTTCTGCACATCGGTTGTGTTGCCCAAGCGCGCGGTTTGTCCGGTCAGACTGGCCGACAGACGCAGCGCGATGTCGCGAGTTGAAGAGAAAATGTAAAACGGCTGCGGCAGTTTGCCGATCCGATCAGCCTGAGCGCGGAAGACGTCAATATCAATGTCGGGCGAGATCAGAATAACGCCACTGATCTTGCGCAATCCATTTTGGCCATCGGCGATGGTCATCTGGCGCATCGTTTCCATCGCCAGTAGTGCACCCATCGAATGCCCGACCAGCAGAATCTCGTCTGCGCCAGCTTCCGAAACCGCCCGGATCGTCGCCTCCAACCCGTCGCGCGCAATCAGCATCGAGTCACGGTCATACCCATAGCCCAAAGGATGCCCGGCGCTGGGCCAGGAATAATGAACGGGCAGGAACGGCAAATCCAGATCTTCGGAAATCTGCGCAAACCGATACAACCCCTCTGCAAAGTTGTTGTTGAAGCCGTGCACGAAAATAATGGCCGTGCGCTGTTCGGCCCGTCTGTGCGCAAGCTCGCCGCGCAGCGCGGTTCGGAAATCACCTTGTGTAGTCAGGGGCAAAAAGCTGTCCAACAGAAAATGCGTTGACGGGTCGGGTGTTTTGCGTCGCGGCCATTCGATGCTTCCCGGCTCACGGTCGCGCGGAACCGAAACGTCGTAGCGACCGAAGACCAAGTCGCGACTGCGGTTGCCGCTTGGAAAACCTTGCTCGTCCATTTCGCGCGTCGTGCCGACATAGATACGCTGTAAATCGCCGATTTTTGCCGCGCCTTCAAATAGCGTGATCTTCCCGCGCGGCGCACAGGAGGCAAGCAGCAAGACAATGACAAGGTGATGAACAATACGCACGTGTGGCTCCTCGGGTTCCGCCCTTGGATACCCGAGGATTTGATGTCTGCATAGACATCAAAGCATGTAGCGGCTCACATCTGTGGCGGTCATCAGCTCACCAAGGTTTTGATCCACGAAAGCCTTGTCGACCACGACCTTGTCGCCAGCGCGGTCCGGCGCGGTGAAGCTCAGTTCTTCGAACACACGTTCAAGCACGGTGTAAAGCCGCCGCGCACCAATGTTTTCGACACTTTGGTTCACCTCGGCCGCTATGCTGGCCAGTGCGGCAATGCCGTTCTCAGTGAACTCGACCGTCACCTCTTCGGTGTCCATAAGTGCCGTGTATTGTCGTGTCAGCGCATTGTCTGTTTCTGTCAGAATACGCACGAAATCTTCTTCCGTCAGCGCACGAAGCTCGACGCGAATAGGCAGGCGACCCTGAAGCTCGGGCAGCAAGTCCGAGGGCTTGGCGACATGAAATGCGCCAGAAGCAATGAACAGGATATGATCGGTTTTCACCGCGCCATGCTTGGTGGAAACAGTCGTGCCTTCGATCAGCGGCAGCAGATCGCGCTGCACACCCTCGCGGCTGACATCGGCTCCACGCGCGTCCGATTTCGCACAAACTTTGTCGATCTCGTCCAGAAAGACGATGCCATTTTGCTCTACTGATTCCAGCGCGGCGCGGGTAACGGTTTCATCGTCCAGCAACTTATCTGCCTCGTCCGAGATCAGAATGTCATAGCTGTCGCGAACGGTCATCTTCTTCTTCACGGTGCGCTGGCCGAACGCCTTTCCGAACATGTCGCCCAGATTCAGCATTCCCATGCCTTGTCCCGGCTGGCCGGGCACATCGAGCATTTGCATCGGGTTCGAACTGTCTGCAATCTCCAGTTCGACCTCGTGGTCGTCCAGCTCGCCTGAATGCAGCTTTTTGCGGAACATCTCGCGCGTGTTTTCGCGCGCGTCAGTGCCGGCAATGGCCTCGATTACCCGATCTTCGGCAGCAGCTTCGGCGCGGGCTTTCACGTCCTCGCGCATGTGTTCGCGGGTTTGCATGATCGCCGCGTCCACCAGATCACGCACGATCTGCTCAACATCGCGCCCGACATAGCCGACCTCGGTAAACTTCGTCGCTTCTACCTTGATGAAAGGTGCGCGGGCAAGCTTGGCCAGGCGGCGGCTGATTTCGGTCTTGCCGACTCCGGTGGGGCCGATCATCAGGATGTTCTTGGGGTAAACCTCGTCGCGCAGATCATCGGTCAATTGCCTGCGCCGCCAACGGTTGCGCAGCGCCACGGCGACCGCGCGCTTGGCGTCTTTTTGCCCGATGATATAGCGATCCAGCTCGCTGACGATTTCGCGGGGGGTCAGGTCGGTCATGCGCTGATCTCCTCAACTGTCAGGTTGCCGTTGGTGTAAACGCAGATGTCAGCGGCAATTGCCATCGCCTTGCGCGCCAGGGCTTCTGCATCCAGATCGGTTTCCATCAGACCCCGCGCCGCGGCTAGCGCAAAGTTGCCACCTGATCCGATCGCGGCCACGTCATGCTCCGGTTCCAGCACGTCGCCCGCGCCAGTGATCACAAGAAGCTCTTTGCCGTCTGTCACGATCAGCATGGCTTCGAGCTTTTGCAGATATTTGTCCGTGCGCCAGTCTTTCGCAAGCTCGACAGAGGCGCGGGCAAGCTGCCCCGGTGTCGCCTCAAGCTTCTTTTCCAAACGTTCCAGCAAAGTGAAGGCATCCGCGGTGGATCCGGCAAACCCCGCGACCACATCAAACCCGCCCGGTGACAATTTACGCACCTTGCGCGCCGTGCCTTTGATGACGGTCTGGCCAAGACTAACCTGTCCGTCGCCTGCTATTACCACTTTGCCACCCCTACGCACGCCAATGATCGTTGTGCCGTGCCAACCGGGAAAATCCGTTTCTGCCATGTTGCCTCCGTTAATCTTCACCCTATATGGACGCGGGTGGCAGGTCAGACAAGCACCCCGGCTTGTTCTTCTCCAGATCGGGGGCTAGCGTGCGAGCATGTCGGTTGCCAAAATCCTCCGTGTCTATCTTGATCCCGAGCCGCTGCAACGCGCCCGGAATGGTAAGTTTAACGTGGTCAATAAGATTGCAGTCGCGTTGGAGAACCGCGGGTTTCGGATCGAATACCGCAAGAATAGTGACTTGGAGCGTTTGGCATCCGCCGCCCGCAATGGCTATGCGCTGTTTCTGATGGACGATCCGCTGCACGCCAACGCATTGACCTTGCGGCGCAGCTATTTCTATCCGTTCTGGCGGATAGAGGCCACGGCCAAGCGTTGGGAGTTCGAGGTTGCAGAGAAGGATTTTGACCCCAACGTGATTAATCCCGATGTTGCCCGAGATTGGGCAGACAATTGGCGCAAGTGGTTGTTCAAGGGTGCCGCGTCACGAGTGACACGTGACGGTCCGATCTACATCCCGTTGCAAGGACGGCTGCTACAGCAGCGCAGTTTTCAGGCCGCCAGCCCGGTTGAGATGTTGACCCAGGTGGCGACCTGTTTTCCCGATACACCTATTCTTGCGACCCTTCACCCTGCCGAGGTTTACACCCAGGCCGAACACAAGGCGCTGAACGATCTTGTGTCGCGCTACCCGAGCATCATGCTCGCGACCGGGCAGATGAACGATGCCCTTGCCAGATGCCGTTTCGTGGTGACACAAAACTCATCCGCCGCATTGTTCGGGTTCTTCTTTGGAAAGCCTGCCGTGTTGTTCAGCCGGATCGATTTCCATCACGTTGCCGCCAATGTGCACCCGCTTGGCGTGCAAGGGGCGTTTGATGCGGTCCAAACCATGAGGCCGGACTTCGACCGCTATCTTTATTGGTTCACGATGCTGAACGCGATTAAGGCGGATGCCGAGGATTGCGAGGATCAGATCCTGCGCATCCTGCGAAAACGCGGTTGGCAGGTGGATTAGAGACTATTCCAACCACCCGGCCAGGTTTCGTTCCGCCACACCCATCAGCGCCGCGATATGTGCGTCGTCGTCGTTCAGGCAGGGGATGTAGGTGAAGCTCTCGCCCCCTGCCTCGACAAACGCTTCCTGGATTTCTTCCTGGATCTCCTCAAGCGTCTCGATGCAATCGGCCGAGAAGGCCGGGGCGATCACCGCGATGTTCTTCTTGCCGGCCTTGGCCAGCCGTGCGACCTCTTCCACCGTATAGGGCTTCAACCATTCTTCCGGCCCAAAGACCGATTGGAACGTTGTGGTGATGTCGTCATCATTCCAGCCCAGCCGCTCTTTCAGCAAGCGCGTGCTTTTCTGGCATTGGCAATGATACGGATCGCCCTGTTGCAGATAGCGTTCCGGCATTCCGTGATAGGATACGACCAGCAGATCGGGCTTCTTTTCCATCGCCGCATATCCGCGTTCTACTGACTGGGCCAGCGCGTCGATATAGGCGGGGTCGTCGAAATAGGGCGGGATCGTGCGGCTGGCGGGTTGCCATGTTTCGTCCATCAGGGCGCGGAAGAACTGGTCGTTCGCGGTGCCCATCGTGGCGCCCGCGTATTGTGGATACAGCGGGAAGAACAGGATGCGATCACAGCCCGCAGCCACCATATCCTGCACCTTCGACTTGGTCGATGGGTTGCCATAGCGCATACAGAAATCAGTGACTATTTCTGTGCCAAACCGCTTTTCTAACCCGGCGCGCAGCTTGATAATCTGTTGCTTGGTGATCGTCATCAGGGGGCTTTCGCCCTGTTCTTCGTTCCAGATCGACTTATACGCTTCGCCTGATGAAAAGGGGCGTTTGGTTAGAATGATTCCTTGCAAGATCGGCTGCCATTTCCACGCGGGATAGTCGATCACGCGCTTGTCTGACAGAAACTCATTCAGATAGCGGCGCATCGACCAATAATCATAACCATCTGGCGTGCCGAGGTTGGCAAACAGAACGCCGACCTTGCGGGCAGGCAGTGTGGGGTGGTCAGCTGGCTTCTTCATGATCATGTCTACGCTCCGTTTCTCACCTTGGATCAATCGCGGGCTGAGGAAGAGGTGTCAATCGGTCAATTTGGTCTCGTCCGTGCCCAACGCATCGGCCAGCCGCGCGGCGGCGGATCCGGGGCGTAGCGGTTTAGGCTGGCTGTCATCGGGCGCCCAGCCGGTCAGAAAGACCAGATCGAAGCTGGCGGACACACGTCCATCTTCTGCCCCGAAGTGTTGGGCATACCGATCATTGACTATGGTAAGGAAGCTTCGCGACAGCGGCTTTAGCAGTCTCTGATCCAGCGCATTTCGCTCTCCCATCAGGCGCAGATCGCGGATCAGGGCGGTGGCATCGGGATATGTGACTTGGCGCAGATCGCTATCGGCCACAGGCAGCGCGAAGCCTGCACGTTGCAGCAATGCGCCAAGATCGCGAATTTCACCCATCGGCAGGATACGGGGGGACAGGCCGCCCGTCATTTCGATCTCGACTTCGGCCAGCACGGCGCGCAGTTCGGCCAGGGTCTGGCCGCCAAACAGCACGCCAAGGAACAGCCCATCTGGCACCAGCGCGCGTTTGGCCTGAATCAATTGCCCGACCGGATCATTTGCCCAATGCAGCGAAAGACCGTGGATCACCAGATCATGTGCGCCGACTTCAAGGTCGATCGTATCGTTATCTTCTACTACTTTGGCCTCGGGGAAGGCACGTCCCCAGGTTTCCGGAAAACCTGTCACGACAGCGGGTTTGGTAAACGTTCTGTTAACCTCTGTCAGGCGATCCTTAACCTCATCCGCCGCGAGGTTTTGCAAAAACAACCCGTCCAGCGTGGCGCGACTGCGATTGCGGGCAAGCTGAGCAGGATCGGTCAATCGGGGCGGAGAATTGGGATCGGTCTGTATCATGGGCGCGGACCATAGATGGAAGGTTGGAAAATGCAATCGGCGCTTGGCGTTCTGTATCCTCCGCAATGCGTCAGTTGCGATGCACCCACGGACGCTAATTTTGCGCTCTGCGGTCAATGCTGGCGCGAGACTCCGTTTGTTGAAGGTCTGGTCTGTGATCTCTGTGGCGATCCCCTGCCTGGTGAGGATGACGGAACGCCAGCCCATTGCGACGCGTGTCTCGCTGCAAACCGGCCTTGGCAACAGGGTCGGGCCGCGATGGTCTATGATGGTAACGCGCGGCGATTGGTTCTGGCCTTGAAGCACGGCGATCGGCCTGAACTTGCCCGTGCCGCTGCCCCTTGGCTGGTCCGTTCTGCGATCCCTTTAACCTGTCCCGACACCCTGATCGTGCCGATGCCGATCCATTGGACGCGGCTGTTGCGACGGCGATACAATCAATCAGCCGAGCTTGCTCGGTTTCTGGCGCGGGCTTTAAATATCAAGCACATCCCTGATGCGCTTCAGCGGACAAAGCGGACACGCCCTCATGACGGAATGGATATCGACGCACGGTTCGCCAACATGCAGGGGGCAATCGGTCCGCACCCAAAGCGGGGTGGCTCACTTGCTGGGCGAAAGGTGCTTTTGTTGGATGATGTCATGACGTCGGGGGCCAGTTTTGATGCCGCCACGCGCGCCTGTTTTGCAGCGGGCGCGGATCACGTAAATGTGCTTACCCTTGCCCGCGTGACACGGGGCGCATAGGTTTCGGACGTTCTGGCCGCCCTGGCCTGTCATGATACGGAGCCACCCATGCAGTCTGTCACCATTTATACCTCGCAACTTTGCGGATATTGCCACGCGGCTAAGCGTCTTTTGAACAGTAAAGACGTGTCATTTGACGAGATTGACGTGATGATGAACCCGGACAAGCGGCAAGAGATGATGCAGCGGGCAAATGGCCGGCACACGGTGCCACAGGTCTTCGTCGGAGACACACATGTGGGCGGATATGACGATCTGGCAGCGTTGGAGCGTCAGGGTAAACTTGACCCTTTGCTGGCGGGTTAGTGCATGAAGACAGCTCTTATCCAGTTCACAGCAGGCGAGGATCCGGACACGAACCTGACGACGGTGCGCCGCATGGTTCGTGACTCCGTCGAGGCTGGAGCCGAGTTTGTTTTGACGCCAGAGGTCAGCAATATCTTGTCCACCAGCCGCAAATACCAGGCACAAGTTTTGCACAAAGAGGCGGATGATCCGTTTCTGAACACGATGCGGGATGATGCCGCCGCGCTGGGCATATGGCTTCTGATCGGGTCGCTCGCACTGAAAACCGGCGATGCTGACGGTTGCTTTGCCAACCGGTCGTTCCTGATCACGCCTGAGGGCAAGATCGCCGCGCGATATGATAAGATCCACATGTTCGATGTCGAAATTGACGCGACCGAATCCTATCGCGAAAGCGCTGCCTTTCGCCCCGGCGCGCGTGCGGTTTTGGCAGACACGCCTTTTGGCAAGATCGGGTTGTCCATCTGCTACGATATGCGCTTTCCACATCTGTTTCGCAGGCTCGCCAAAGCAGGCGCGACCATCATCACCGCGCCTGCCGCGTTTTCGCCTGTCACCGGCAAGGCGCATTGGGAAAGTCTGCTGCGGGCCCGCGCGATTGAAAATGGTGTGTTCATTCTGGCCCCAGCGCAATGCGGACAAAACGGGCCGAAGCGTGCGACGCATGGGCATTCTTTGATTGTTTCGCCCTGGGGCGAGGTTCTGGCCGATGGCGGGAATGAGCCTGGCATCACAATGGTTGATCTTGACCTTGAGGACGTGGGAAGGTCGCGCCGACGCGTGCCGTCGCTTGACCATGATCGTGAATTTGAGGGCCCATGATGTCAGAAAGCTCGGTTGATACCCTTTCGGTCGCCCTGTTCAGTGAAATGTTCATGGCCGACCAACTGGCGCGCAACCGCCTGTCAAAGGCGCTGCCCAAGGGGATGGAGCTGAGCCATTTCTCTGTGCTGAACCATCTAGCGCGGCTGAACGAAGAAAAAAGCCCGGCACAGTTGGCAAAGGCTTTTCATGTGACGCGTGGTGCAATGACCAACACGCTGAACAAGCTGGAATGGGCAGGGCATGTGCATATCCGTCCGGACTGGGACGATGCGCGGCGCAAATTCGTGACGATCTCGCCCTCGGGCCGCGCCGCGCGGGATGCGGCGCTTCATGCGATTACACCGATCATCGGCAACATGGTCACGAAGATTGGCACAGACAGGGTGCGCAATGCCTTGCCGGTCCTGCGCGAGATGCGCCAGTTGCTCAGTGATATCGAATGAAGTCGCTTGAGTTTGCCACCGACCTTTTGGTTCAGGCGGGTCAAACCAATGTAGCGCACTATGATGATCGTATCGTGCAGACCACCCCGGATGAGCCGAATTTCTGGTTTGGCAATCGTGTGATCTTCTGCGAACCGCCAACAGATGCAAACGCGTTGATCGAGCAGTTCTCTGCGGATGTTCCTTCTGCTCATCATATTTGTATTGGGTGGGATATCCCAAACCTGCCGCGTGACAGTGTTGCAAAGGTGTTCGACGGATCAGGGCTGCGCATCGAACAATCTGACACTTTGGCTTTATGCGGTGATCTGAACCGGGCGCAAACCCCTGATGGTCTGACAATACGCCCGCTGACCAGCGCCAAAGACTGGGCACAGAGCGCGGCGATTTCAAAGGTCGATCTGATCAAGGACGGCGCACCCGTGCGCGGCATGGACAACTATCTTCGCCAGAAAACCCTTTCTCGCCGAACGCAAATCTCCAATGGTCTTGGGCAGTGGTTCGGTGCATTCGACGATGATCGGCTGGTCGGGGATATGGGGATCTTTCACGATGACAAACTAATCCGCTATCAATCGGTCCAGACGCATGAAAACTATCGGCGGCGCGGGGTATGTTCGGCGCTGTTGTGTGCCAGTCTGGATTGGGCTAGGGCGCGCGCGTCGAAGGCACTGCCTGTCATTGTCGCCCATTCAGACAGTGATGCTGGGCGGCTGTATCGCCGCGCGGGGTTTGAATTGGCTGAAACGACGATGAGCGTTTATCGACCGCCGCATTAAGCCTTTGGCTTCACGCTTGCCATCGCATAGTTGACCGTCAGGTCGCGGTCCGAGATTGACCAGCTCCACCCTAGCGGGTTGAACACCATTCCTTTGCGGTCAACCTCGGTCAGTCCCGCCTTGGCGATCAGATCAGCCAGTTCATCCGGGGTGATGAATTTCGACCATTCATGCGTGCCCTTGGGCAGCCAGCGCATGACATGTTCTGCCCCCACGATGGCAACCATAAAGCTTTTTGGATTGCGATTGATTGTCGATGCGATCATCAATCCGCCCGGTTTCAGCAGCTTCCGGCAGGCAGTCAAATAGGCCAGCGGGTCGGCCACATGTTCGACCACTTCCATATTCAGAATCACGTCAAACTGCTCGCCTGCATCGGCCAGCGCCTCGGCGGTGGTGTGGCGATAATCTATGTCCAGCCCCATCTGTTCGGCGTGAACCTGAGCAACCGGAATATTACCCGCAGCCGCGTCTGCGCCGACAACTTCGGCCCCCAAGCGGGCCATTGGTTCAGACAGCAGCCCCCCGCCGCAGCCGATATCCAGAATTCGCAGGCCCTTGAAGGGCTTAATCTCGACCAAATCGCGACCAAATTCGGCAGCAATCTGGTTCGTGATGTAATCCAGACGCACCGGGTTCATCATGTGCAATGGCTTGAACTTGCCGGTCGGATCCCACCATTCGGCAGCCATGGCTTCGAATTTGGCAACTTCGGCGGGGTCAACGGTGGTTTGGGTGTCAGCACTCATCAAGGGCGACTTTCTTTCTGTTGGCGGGCGCGGCCGTGTCAATATATAGATGACATATGGACAAGGCCGCAGGAAAAAACAACGCCACGCCCCGGCTACACCCCCCGATCGACCCGTTTGATCGGCGTATGCTGGATGTGGGTGATGGGCACCGGATCTATGTCGAACAAAGCGGCAATCCGCACGGCATCCCCGTCGTTGTGTTTCATGGCGGGCCGGGGGGTGGATCGTCGCCTGCGATGCGGCGGTTTTTCAACCCAGAGGATTATCGTATCATCCTGTTTGATCAGCGCGGCTGTGGTCGTTCGCGCCCCCATGCCAGCATCGAGGCTAACACCACATGGCATCTTGTTCAGGATATCGAACATATCCGACTGACCCTTGGTATTGATCGCTGGGTCGTGTTCGGTGGTTCTTGGGGCGCAACGCTGGCGTTGATCTATGCGCAATCGCACCCATCCCGCGTGGCGTGGCTGGTGTTGCGCGGTGTGTTCATGGCAACGCAGGCCGAACTGACGTGGTTCTATGGTGGCGGCGCTGGGCGGTTTTGGCCCGAATTGTGGGAACGCTTCGAAAGTCTGATTCCCGAAGACGAGAGACACGACATGATCGCTGCCTATAACCGGCGTCTGTTTTCGGGTAAGTCGGGAGAAGAGGCGCGGTATGCCAAGGCTTGGACCGGCTGGGAAAACGCGCTGGCGTCGATCAACAACACCGGCACGATGATCGACAGCCCAGCGGACTACGCCCGCGCCTTCGCCCGGCTGGAAAACCACTATTTCACCCACGGCGCGTTTCTTGAGGCGGATGGCCAGATATTACGAGATTTGCCCAAGATCGCGCATATTCCCGGCACCATAGTGCAGGGTCGGCATGACATGATTTGCCCGCCGACCACCGCCTGGCAGCTTCATCAGCGCTGGCCGTCCTCGGACCTTCGTATGATCCATATGGCAGGCCATGCGCTGTCCGAGCGCGGCATCGCAGATGAATTGGTCCGCACGATGGAGAAACTGGCCCGACAGCGCGATACATTGGGGGCGTAGCAGACTCAGCTTGCATCCCGCCTATAACTGACCTATATCCCCTTTCAACAGCGGCGCTTCGGCCTCCACCCCCGAAGTTCCACCGGAAATTCCGACGGGCCCGCTGGCCCGTTTTTTTGTTTTGGAGATGCGTGTGAGCAACCTTGTTGCCAAAGCAGCCATAGACCGGCGTCTTGCCGAGATCGTCCAGCCCGTGATCGAAGGGATGGGATTTGAACTTGTGCGCCTGCGTCTGATGGGCGGCAAGACACCCACTTTGCAGATTATGGCTGAACGGCCCGATGGCGGGATCGAAGTCGATGAATGTGCCGATATTTCCACTGCCGTCAGCGCGTTGCTGGATGTCGAAGACCCGATTGAGGATAACTATACACTCGAAGTCGGCTCGCCCGGTATTGATCGCCCCCTTACCCGCCTGAAAGATTTTGCGGATTGGAGCGGTTATATTGCCAAGATCGAAACATCCGAACTGATCGACGGCCGCAAGCGCTTCAAGGGCGAATTGGCGGGTGTTGACGGCAATGACGTGCTGATCGAGATTGAGAATAAAGGTGAAACAGTCACCATTGGGCTTGATTTTGATTGGCTGTCAGAGGCCAAGCTGGTCTTGACAGATGACCTTA
This DNA window, taken from Aliiroseovarius sp. F47248L, encodes the following:
- a CDS encoding GNAT family N-acetyltransferase, with product MKSLEFATDLLVQAGQTNVAHYDDRIVQTTPDEPNFWFGNRVIFCEPPTDANALIEQFSADVPSAHHICIGWDIPNLPRDSVAKVFDGSGLRIEQSDTLALCGDLNRAQTPDGLTIRPLTSAKDWAQSAAISKVDLIKDGAPVRGMDNYLRQKTLSRRTQISNGLGQWFGAFDDDRLVGDMGIFHDDKLIRYQSVQTHENYRRRGVCSALLCASLDWARARASKALPVIVAHSDSDAGRLYRRAGFELAETTMSVYRPPH
- a CDS encoding MarR family transcriptional regulator, translating into MSESSVDTLSVALFSEMFMADQLARNRLSKALPKGMELSHFSVLNHLARLNEEKSPAQLAKAFHVTRGAMTNTLNKLEWAGHVHIRPDWDDARRKFVTISPSGRAARDAALHAITPIIGNMVTKIGTDRVRNALPVLREMRQLLSDIE
- the pip gene encoding prolyl aminopeptidase yields the protein MDKAAGKNNATPRLHPPIDPFDRRMLDVGDGHRIYVEQSGNPHGIPVVVFHGGPGGGSSPAMRRFFNPEDYRIILFDQRGCGRSRPHASIEANTTWHLVQDIEHIRLTLGIDRWVVFGGSWGATLALIYAQSHPSRVAWLVLRGVFMATQAELTWFYGGGAGRFWPELWERFESLIPEDERHDMIAAYNRRLFSGKSGEEARYAKAWTGWENALASINNTGTMIDSPADYARAFARLENHYFTHGAFLEADGQILRDLPKIAHIPGTIVQGRHDMICPPTTAWQLHQRWPSSDLRMIHMAGHALSERGIADELVRTMEKLARQRDTLGA
- the ubiG gene encoding bifunctional 2-polyprenyl-6-hydroxyphenol methylase/3-demethylubiquinol 3-O-methyltransferase UbiG, translated to MSADTQTTVDPAEVAKFEAMAAEWWDPTGKFKPLHMMNPVRLDYITNQIAAEFGRDLVEIKPFKGLRILDIGCGGGLLSEPMARLGAEVVGADAAAGNIPVAQVHAEQMGLDIDYRHTTAEALADAGEQFDVILNMEVVEHVADPLAYLTACRKLLKPGGLMIASTINRNPKSFMVAIVGAEHVMRWLPKGTHEWSKFITPDELADLIAKAGLTEVDRKGMVFNPLGWSWSISDRDLTVNYAMASVKPKA
- the rimP gene encoding ribosome maturation factor RimP; this encodes MSNLVAKAAIDRRLAEIVQPVIEGMGFELVRLRLMGGKTPTLQIMAERPDGGIEVDECADISTAVSALLDVEDPIEDNYTLEVGSPGIDRPLTRLKDFADWSGYIAKIETSELIDGRKRFKGELAGVDGNDVLIEIENKGETVTIGLDFDWLSEAKLVLTDDLIRKVLNQRKDMGQIDETQFDEIQEITGSEED